In Natronomonas halophila, one DNA window encodes the following:
- a CDS encoding class I adenylate-forming enzyme family protein, whose protein sequence is MGGRTTPQLETLSRFYEGVFDRYGNRTAIRTDRRRISYETFDERTRRLANFFHTIGLGAGDAVGILMKNRVEFLTSLIAAARAGVVAVPLNGRSNTDRLRVIFRDLHLEALIVGPELADLGHELQQGDLDIKYFIGVGDDADRPLGFHEYESIFERADDDLPPVQVHPDDVAGIYFTSGTTGEPKGTLHTHESLVKNLLVHYFEMEITHRERLLLVTPLGHSAGLFAMAALASGGTIFLEQEFDPGTVVRRIEDDDISWTYLVPSMLADLLTFTDGRQVDTASLDTLAYGSGPLSASTLQAGIETFGDVFIGFYGLTEVPNLVTVLPKSRHDAADEAWLRSVGRPCRQVEVTVFEEENDWSGDIGEIGIRSAYEMEGYLRDDRDLTGRRQWIRTGDLGRIDDEGRVFVFERIEDSIIVDGEPVFSTDIESVIEQRPDITRAAVIGVPADPTLDVTPRPERTEQRIKAVVVPADGTEPSPATVQTYCAERLPERKVPDSVDRVDTLPETPYGQIDKQLLREPYW, encoded by the coding sequence ATGGGGGGACGTACCACGCCACAGTTGGAGACGCTCAGTCGGTTCTATGAGGGGGTCTTCGACCGGTACGGGAACCGGACGGCGATACGAACGGACCGGCGGCGAATCAGTTACGAAACGTTCGACGAACGGACGCGCCGACTGGCGAATTTCTTCCACACCATCGGGCTCGGGGCCGGCGACGCGGTCGGCATTTTAATGAAGAACAGGGTGGAGTTTCTGACGTCCCTGATCGCCGCCGCTCGGGCAGGTGTGGTCGCCGTTCCGCTGAACGGTCGGTCGAATACCGACAGGCTCCGGGTAATCTTTCGCGATTTACATCTGGAGGCGCTGATCGTCGGTCCGGAACTCGCCGACCTCGGTCACGAACTACAGCAGGGCGACCTCGACATCAAATACTTCATCGGCGTCGGTGACGACGCCGACCGACCGCTTGGATTCCACGAGTACGAGTCGATTTTCGAGCGGGCGGATGACGACTTGCCACCGGTACAGGTACACCCCGACGACGTAGCCGGGATATACTTCACGAGCGGCACGACCGGCGAACCGAAGGGCACGCTCCATACCCACGAATCGCTCGTGAAGAACCTGCTCGTCCACTACTTCGAGATGGAGATCACTCACCGAGAGCGACTGCTCTTGGTAACTCCGCTCGGCCACTCGGCGGGGCTGTTCGCGATGGCCGCACTCGCGAGTGGGGGAACGATATTCCTCGAACAGGAGTTCGACCCGGGGACGGTCGTCCGGCGAATCGAGGACGACGACATCTCGTGGACGTATCTCGTCCCGAGTATGCTCGCTGACCTGCTGACGTTTACTGACGGTCGACAGGTCGATACGGCGTCGCTGGATACCCTCGCGTACGGGTCGGGGCCGCTTTCGGCCTCGACGTTACAGGCTGGAATCGAGACGTTCGGAGACGTCTTCATCGGGTTTTACGGACTGACGGAGGTTCCGAACCTGGTTACGGTCCTCCCGAAGTCCCGGCATGATGCGGCGGATGAAGCGTGGCTCAGGTCGGTCGGGCGGCCCTGTCGGCAGGTGGAGGTCACCGTCTTCGAGGAGGAAAACGACTGGTCGGGGGATATCGGCGAAATCGGCATTCGGTCCGCATACGAGATGGAGGGATACCTCCGTGACGACCGCGACCTTACCGGGCGACGACAATGGATTCGAACCGGCGACCTCGGGCGCATCGACGACGAGGGGCGAGTGTTCGTCTTCGAGCGTATCGAGGACAGCATCATCGTCGACGGCGAGCCGGTCTTTTCCACGGATATCGAGAGCGTCATCGAGCAACGCCCCGATATCACACGGGCTGCCGTTATCGGTGTCCCGGCGGACCCGACGTTGGACGTCACCCCCCGGCCGGAGCGGACCGAGCAACGCATCAAGGCGGTCGTCGTTCCCGCCGACGGTACCGAGCCATCGCCGGCCACCGTCCAGACCTACTGTGCCGAACGGTTACCGGAACGGAAGGTGCCGGATTCGGTCGACCGGGTCGATACGCTGCCCGAGACGCCCTACGGGCAAATCGACAAACAACTCCTCAGGGAGCCCTACTGGTAA
- a CDS encoding helix-turn-helix domain-containing protein produces MPYRTKFRVSPTGVFAALDEESTRSGRIELSSAIFAGDDEWFEFLTVVGNPDLDPSSLRSRDCITHVQRGDVEQHHRTNHLLLRVTEPSQFIVTKLTRNNAVPHRIFLRDGYVTVITSVHDWNHVRNLADVIEDAYATFELLGTTQIDGVGHPLGSDRLSFDVHAALSTEQLRVLEAAHEMGMFEIPQEATGKEVADRLDLSQSTVSEKLRRAQQNICELFFGRRRADAELREAE; encoded by the coding sequence ATGCCGTACCGTACGAAGTTCCGCGTCTCACCGACGGGCGTTTTCGCGGCCCTCGACGAGGAGTCGACACGGAGTGGCCGAATCGAACTCAGCAGCGCCATCTTCGCGGGCGACGACGAGTGGTTCGAGTTCCTGACCGTCGTCGGCAACCCGGACCTCGACCCGTCGTCGTTGCGGTCCAGAGACTGCATCACACACGTACAGCGCGGCGACGTCGAGCAACACCACCGGACGAACCACCTCCTTCTCCGGGTCACGGAGCCGTCGCAGTTCATCGTCACGAAGCTCACACGGAACAACGCCGTTCCCCATCGGATTTTCCTCAGAGACGGCTACGTGACGGTCATCACGTCCGTCCACGACTGGAACCACGTTCGAAACCTCGCGGACGTCATCGAGGACGCCTACGCCACCTTCGAGTTGCTCGGCACGACTCAAATCGACGGCGTCGGCCACCCGCTCGGCAGCGACCGACTCTCCTTCGATGTCCATGCCGCACTTTCGACGGAACAACTCCGGGTCCTCGAAGCCGCCCACGAGATGGGGATGTTCGAGATACCGCAGGAGGCCACCGGCAAAGAGGTCGCCGACCGGCTCGACCTCAGCCAGTCGACGGTCAGTGAGAAACTCCGACGCGCCCAGCAGAACATCTGCGAACTCTTCTTCGGTCGTCGCCGGGCCGACGCCGAACTCCGTGAGGCCGAATAG
- a CDS encoding hydantoinase/oxoprolinase family protein translates to MSADQPHNPELLSLDTGGTMTDTFVVDDEGEYTVGKAQTTPDDESEGVINSYADALEYWNTTLAESTDTLRGTVYSGTAMINRLLEREGDRNIGIITNRGIEDTHRFGRGIQSWTDLSYAGRLHAREHEHPEPIVPRENVEGVRCRVHMSGQELAPLYEDEAREAIHNLLDRDVRVICVSFLFSYKNPTHEQQLKEIAEEIKDERGDDTPIWLSSEQNPVRGETPRLNTLVMEAYAVNPSREQLFSIEEALEEHGSEAPFRVLTSSGGTVAPDHDWLADTMISGPIGGIFGGEFLSEQLGVDNLVCSDVGGTSFDVGLITKGHYPTRWDQSLAQFMVNIPMTAMDTIGSGTGSYVRVDQASNRPEVGPDSAGYLVGVANEESGLETPTVTDCTAVLGYLNPDYFLGGDIDLNVDRAHEYIEDQVANPLDAGVYETARGVLDIVERDMTNELRAMILGLGYSPENYSLVSYGGGGPLHTAGYTAPLDFKDVLVPEWAAAFSAFGCATADYAYRYDQSLDIVIQPDLGNVEDVAGALTQTFQKLESQARSGFENDEIDVDQMEFQPAVRMQYTGMLDDLEVTVPTEMWDGEITADDLKGIIEAYNDEFTQVFERAAQSPELGYTVTMAIGTGVAPSPNPTLPNEDPVGPTPPESAHKGERAIFWEDDWHDADLWEMGKLNPGNAVTGPAVVEAPATTMLVPPGFEASLDRNRIYHLTNE, encoded by the coding sequence ATGTCAGCAGATCAGCCACACAATCCGGAACTCCTGTCGCTCGATACGGGGGGAACGATGACGGATACGTTCGTCGTCGACGACGAGGGCGAGTATACGGTCGGCAAGGCGCAGACGACGCCGGACGATGAGAGCGAGGGTGTCATCAATTCCTACGCCGACGCGCTGGAGTACTGGAACACGACGCTAGCAGAGAGTACCGACACGCTCCGGGGGACCGTCTACTCCGGGACGGCGATGATAAACCGACTCCTCGAACGGGAGGGAGATCGAAACATCGGGATCATCACGAACCGGGGAATCGAGGATACACACCGGTTCGGCCGCGGCATCCAGTCGTGGACCGACCTGTCGTATGCGGGTCGACTCCACGCACGGGAACACGAACACCCCGAACCCATCGTCCCGAGGGAAAACGTCGAGGGGGTCCGCTGTCGCGTCCACATGTCGGGGCAGGAACTGGCCCCGCTGTACGAGGACGAGGCGCGTGAAGCGATTCACAACCTCCTCGACAGGGACGTACGCGTCATCTGTGTCTCGTTCCTGTTCTCGTATAAGAACCCGACACACGAACAGCAACTGAAGGAGATCGCCGAAGAGATCAAAGACGAACGCGGCGACGATACGCCGATCTGGCTGTCGAGCGAGCAGAACCCGGTCCGTGGCGAGACGCCGCGGCTGAACACGCTCGTCATGGAGGCCTACGCGGTTAACCCGTCGCGCGAACAGCTGTTCAGCATCGAGGAAGCGCTCGAAGAACACGGCTCCGAAGCCCCGTTCCGGGTGCTTACGTCCTCGGGCGGGACGGTCGCTCCCGACCACGACTGGCTCGCCGATACGATGATTTCGGGGCCGATTGGCGGGATTTTCGGCGGTGAGTTCCTCTCCGAGCAACTCGGCGTCGACAACCTCGTCTGTTCGGACGTCGGCGGCACGTCCTTCGACGTGGGGCTCATCACCAAGGGCCACTACCCGACCCGGTGGGACCAGTCGCTAGCGCAGTTCATGGTCAACATCCCGATGACCGCGATGGACACCATCGGGTCCGGGACGGGCAGTTACGTTCGCGTCGACCAGGCCTCGAACCGGCCGGAGGTCGGCCCCGACAGCGCGGGCTATCTCGTCGGCGTCGCCAACGAGGAAAGCGGGCTGGAGACCCCGACAGTCACCGACTGTACGGCGGTGCTCGGCTACCTCAACCCCGACTACTTCCTCGGCGGCGATATCGACCTGAACGTCGACCGCGCCCACGAATACATCGAGGACCAGGTGGCGAACCCCCTCGATGCCGGCGTCTACGAGACGGCACGGGGCGTCCTCGATATCGTCGAGCGCGACATGACGAACGAACTGCGGGCGATGATTCTCGGGCTCGGGTATAGCCCCGAGAACTACAGCCTCGTCTCCTACGGCGGCGGCGGGCCGCTTCACACGGCGGGCTACACCGCGCCACTCGATTTCAAGGACGTTCTCGTTCCGGAATGGGCGGCGGCGTTCTCCGCGTTCGGCTGTGCGACCGCCGACTACGCCTACCGATACGACCAGTCGCTCGATATCGTCATCCAACCCGACCTGGGGAACGTCGAGGACGTCGCGGGAGCGCTCACCCAGACCTTCCAGAAACTGGAATCACAGGCCCGTAGCGGCTTCGAAAACGACGAAATCGACGTCGACCAGATGGAGTTCCAGCCGGCCGTCCGGATGCAGTACACGGGGATGCTCGATGACCTCGAAGTGACCGTCCCGACCGAGATGTGGGACGGCGAGATTACCGCGGACGACCTTAAGGGGATTATCGAGGCCTACAACGACGAGTTCACGCAGGTCTTCGAACGCGCGGCACAGAGTCCCGAACTCGGCTACACCGTCACGATGGCTATCGGGACGGGCGTCGCGCCGTCGCCGAACCCGACGCTTCCCAACGAGGACCCTGTCGGTCCGACACCGCCGGAATCGGCACATAAGGGCGAACGCGCCATCTTCTGGGAGGACGACTGGCACGACGCCGACCTCTGGGAGATGGGCAAACTGAACCCGGGCAACGCCGTTACCGGGCCGGCCGTCGTCGAGGCTCCCGCCACGACGATGCTGGTTCCGCCGGGCTTCGAGGCATCGCTCGACCGCAACCGAATCTACCACCTCACCAATGAGTAA
- a CDS encoding hydantoinase B/oxoprolinase family protein: MSKTTDTDTAAEYERVDPPIGWDGQTLQEMLDHSEQQLEETGRYKGLEELEMKENQPFEYEQLYSRLRGALVSARETALNISASAIVREIGELCFQLYTPEGDCVALSTGIIVHVHTGSLAIKYMIEQDYEHRRGIQPGDVFCNNDNDIGNVHTTDVHTFVPIFHDGELIAWADGVTHEIDIGGKTAGHDLIDATERFEDGLYATCEKIGENDELYQDWKERGKRGTRTPMYWDLDEKCRLAGCHMIRNTVKGMIDDVGAETFKQFMAEAVEEGRQTLNERVQERLFPGTYRDTSFMPMPFEERDHPEPAASQDMMNHLPVEMRVDTDGGLEVDMTGASPPGPHTYNAAEGSMEGGMWVSLTQCLLHDGKVNDGSYFAVDTNYPEGSVVNPQDPSLSYQASWGSIQPTYNAVWKNISRSFLARGFREEVNAGFGMTSDAVQGGGQLDATGEYWAVSTFDLSCQGLGASAARDGLDYGYAMWNPESDLGDIEKWELLEHGAVHLGRRVKPNTAGHGKYRGGSGWEGLRTFTGSSDISMFIGGWDGVGFSTTGMSGGYPYACGYTVTAQDTDFAERIAKQEKYPVDDTPPGSLEEDIEAEDVDRSTAAVLFPTQFDNNDLLHWDMRGGPGYGDPLERPVEKLVDDAEKGIYTPDVIEDVYGVVGELDEEDREFEVDEEATEARREELREEREAESVPATEFWESERERVLDREFSDPVTWMYSGVFERSPEWTESFREFWDLPADYSISEEEA, from the coding sequence ATGAGTAAGACAACAGACACGGATACGGCCGCGGAGTACGAGCGCGTCGACCCGCCCATCGGCTGGGACGGGCAGACGCTGCAAGAAATGCTTGACCACAGCGAGCAGCAACTCGAAGAGACCGGTCGGTACAAGGGTCTCGAAGAGTTGGAGATGAAGGAAAACCAGCCGTTCGAGTACGAGCAGTTGTACTCGCGGCTGCGCGGCGCGTTGGTCAGCGCTCGCGAGACGGCACTCAACATCAGCGCGTCGGCCATCGTGCGCGAGATTGGCGAACTCTGCTTCCAGTTATACACCCCCGAGGGCGACTGTGTCGCCCTCTCGACCGGTATCATCGTCCACGTCCACACCGGAAGCCTCGCGATCAAGTACATGATCGAACAGGATTACGAACACCGCCGCGGCATCCAACCCGGCGACGTGTTCTGCAACAACGACAACGATATCGGGAACGTCCACACGACGGACGTTCATACGTTCGTGCCGATTTTCCACGACGGCGAGCTAATCGCGTGGGCCGACGGCGTTACCCACGAAATCGACATCGGTGGCAAGACGGCCGGTCACGACCTCATCGACGCGACCGAGCGGTTCGAGGACGGTCTCTACGCCACCTGTGAGAAAATCGGCGAGAACGACGAACTCTATCAGGACTGGAAGGAACGGGGCAAACGCGGCACCCGGACGCCGATGTACTGGGACCTCGACGAGAAGTGCCGGCTCGCCGGCTGTCACATGATTCGGAACACGGTCAAGGGCATGATCGATGACGTCGGCGCGGAGACGTTCAAGCAGTTCATGGCCGAGGCCGTCGAGGAGGGTCGGCAGACCCTCAACGAACGGGTACAGGAACGGCTCTTCCCCGGCACTTACCGCGATACGAGCTTCATGCCGATGCCGTTCGAGGAGCGTGACCACCCCGAACCCGCCGCGAGTCAGGACATGATGAACCACCTCCCGGTGGAGATGCGTGTCGACACCGACGGCGGACTGGAGGTGGATATGACCGGTGCGAGTCCGCCCGGCCCACACACCTACAACGCCGCCGAGGGTTCGATGGAGGGCGGCATGTGGGTCTCACTCACCCAATGTCTGCTCCACGACGGCAAGGTCAACGACGGCTCGTATTTCGCCGTCGATACCAACTACCCGGAGGGAAGCGTCGTCAATCCGCAGGACCCGAGCCTCTCCTATCAGGCGTCGTGGGGGTCGATTCAGCCGACGTACAACGCCGTCTGGAAGAACATCTCCCGGAGTTTCCTCGCACGCGGATTCCGCGAGGAGGTCAACGCCGGGTTCGGCATGACGAGCGACGCCGTTCAGGGCGGCGGCCAGTTGGATGCCACCGGCGAGTACTGGGCCGTCTCGACGTTCGACCTCTCGTGTCAGGGCCTCGGCGCGAGCGCGGCCCGGGACGGGTTGGACTACGGCTACGCGATGTGGAACCCCGAAAGCGACCTCGGCGACATCGAGAAATGGGAACTGCTCGAACACGGCGCGGTCCACCTCGGCCGCCGCGTCAAGCCGAACACGGCCGGCCACGGCAAGTACCGCGGCGGGTCCGGCTGGGAAGGCCTCCGGACGTTCACCGGCAGTTCGGACATCTCGATGTTCATCGGCGGCTGGGACGGTGTCGGCTTCTCAACGACGGGTATGAGCGGGGGGTACCCCTATGCCTGCGGTTACACCGTAACCGCTCAGGATACGGACTTCGCCGAGCGTATCGCCAAACAGGAGAAATATCCGGTCGACGACACGCCGCCCGGCTCGCTCGAAGAGGATATCGAGGCGGAGGACGTGGACCGCTCGACGGCGGCGGTGCTGTTCCCGACCCAGTTCGACAACAACGACCTGTTGCACTGGGATATGCGCGGCGGCCCGGGCTACGGCGACCCGCTCGAACGCCCCGTCGAGAAACTCGTCGACGACGCCGAGAAGGGAATCTACACCCCCGACGTCATCGAGGACGTCTACGGCGTCGTCGGTGAACTCGACGAGGAAGACCGGGAGTTCGAAGTCGACGAGGAGGCGACCGAGGCCCGGCGGGAAGAACTCCGCGAGGAACGCGAAGCCGAGTCGGTCCCGGCGACGGAGTTCTGGGAGTCCGAACGCGAACGCGTGTTGGACCGGGAGTTCAGCGACCCCGTCACGTGGATGTACAGCGGCGTGTTCGAGCGGTCCCCCGAGTGGACCGAGTCCTTCCGGGAGTTCTGGGACCTGCCCGCCGATTACTCGATTTCCGAGGAGGAGGCCTGA
- a CDS encoding acetone carboxylase subunit gamma codes for MSTKNDKETIRNLIDGTLSWEELRNDVLPDPKASNRFEVVREVLEERVDWDEPILVPLNDHLFVVGSDDGRLVKAECGHELCSTDENWKLHTEVRVREDPDQFEELYTEQQSPHPDWGFQLREFFCPGCYQLVEVEAVPTGYPILEKFEPDIDAFYEEWLETTPPDRR; via the coding sequence ATGTCGACGAAAAACGACAAGGAGACCATCCGGAACCTGATCGACGGAACCCTCTCGTGGGAAGAACTCCGGAACGACGTGCTTCCCGACCCGAAGGCGTCGAACCGGTTCGAAGTCGTCAGGGAGGTACTCGAGGAGCGCGTCGACTGGGACGAACCGATCCTCGTCCCGCTCAACGACCACCTCTTCGTCGTCGGCAGCGACGACGGCCGGCTCGTCAAGGCCGAGTGCGGCCACGAACTCTGCTCGACCGACGAGAACTGGAAGCTCCACACCGAGGTGCGGGTTCGGGAGGACCCAGACCAGTTCGAGGAGCTGTACACTGAACAGCAGTCGCCCCATCCCGACTGGGGTTTCCAGCTTCGGGAGTTCTTCTGTCCCGGCTGTTACCAGCTCGTCGAGGTCGAGGCCGTCCCGACCGGCTATCCGATCCTCGAGAAGTTCGAACCGGACATCGACGCGTTCTACGAGGAGTGGCTCGAAACGACGCCGCCGGACCGAAGATAG
- a CDS encoding AMP-binding protein, which produces MTPPTNARSVKSLFETSLRRYADRVAVRVDGTEVTYGELDERANAVARELARLGVDPEDRVGLLTSNCLEYVIADLALVKAGAAKIPLNDMLTPEEFEYILDDAGVETVVCGPAFVDTVDDLYGALDALETVIAIDDGQPLPENFESFADLDGRADTPPDVTPSPDAVAGHYYTGGTTGDPKGVIHTQEGLAMAMYSHIIEVGITGDDTMLLMTPLPHSAGAFLWAGLLSGASAIIHDGFEPTRALESIETHDVTWTFMVPTMIYRLLDHEDLQSTETDSLSTLTYGAAPMTPARLREGLDVFGPVFLQFYGQTEVPNVITTLGKAEHRLAIENGDEHRLSSAGQPCLMSDVRIVDPETSDPVAPGEEGEILATAPYAMTEYFERPEKTAETLVDGWVRTGDIGRIDEDGYVYLLDRASNMIITGGMNVYSTEVEEVLDEHPDIQQVAVIGTPDDEWGELVTAVVVPHDGTDLTDAEIRKFADDRLADYKRPKRVEFIDEIPKTPYGKMDKKALREPYWEDTAREIG; this is translated from the coding sequence ATGACACCGCCTACGAACGCACGCTCGGTTAAATCCCTGTTCGAGACGAGCCTCAGACGCTACGCGGACCGCGTCGCGGTACGTGTCGACGGTACGGAGGTCACGTACGGCGAGTTAGACGAGCGTGCCAACGCCGTCGCCAGGGAACTGGCACGGCTGGGTGTCGACCCCGAAGACCGGGTCGGTCTCCTGACCTCGAACTGCCTCGAATACGTCATCGCCGACCTCGCGCTCGTGAAAGCCGGCGCGGCCAAGATCCCGCTCAACGACATGTTGACGCCCGAGGAGTTCGAGTACATCCTCGACGATGCGGGCGTCGAAACGGTCGTCTGCGGGCCGGCGTTCGTCGATACCGTCGACGACTTGTACGGGGCACTCGACGCACTCGAGACGGTCATCGCCATCGACGATGGCCAACCGCTGCCGGAGAACTTCGAGTCGTTTGCCGACCTCGACGGGCGTGCTGACACGCCGCCGGACGTCACGCCGTCCCCCGATGCCGTCGCCGGCCACTACTACACCGGCGGGACGACCGGCGACCCGAAGGGGGTCATCCACACCCAGGAGGGGTTGGCGATGGCCATGTACTCACACATCATCGAGGTCGGAATTACGGGCGACGATACGATGTTGCTCATGACGCCGCTCCCGCATTCGGCCGGCGCCTTCCTGTGGGCGGGGCTGTTGAGCGGTGCGAGTGCCATCATTCACGACGGCTTCGAGCCCACACGCGCCCTGGAGAGTATCGAGACCCACGACGTGACGTGGACGTTCATGGTCCCGACGATGATTTATCGGCTCCTCGACCACGAGGACCTCCAGTCGACCGAGACCGACTCGCTGTCGACGCTCACGTACGGTGCCGCACCGATGACACCGGCCCGACTCCGTGAGGGACTGGACGTGTTCGGTCCGGTATTCCTGCAGTTCTACGGGCAGACGGAGGTCCCCAACGTCATCACGACGCTCGGCAAGGCCGAACATCGACTCGCCATCGAGAACGGCGACGAACACCGGCTTTCCTCGGCCGGACAACCGTGTCTCATGTCCGACGTCAGAATCGTGGACCCCGAGACCAGCGACCCCGTAGCGCCCGGCGAGGAAGGCGAGATACTCGCGACCGCGCCCTACGCGATGACCGAGTACTTCGAGCGCCCCGAGAAGACCGCGGAGACGCTGGTCGACGGCTGGGTCCGAACCGGTGATATCGGCCGTATCGACGAGGACGGCTACGTTTACCTGCTGGACCGGGCCAGTAACATGATTATCACCGGCGGTATGAACGTCTACTCGACGGAAGTCGAGGAGGTGCTGGACGAACACCCGGATATCCAGCAGGTCGCGGTCATCGGGACGCCGGACGACGAGTGGGGTGAACTGGTGACGGCCGTCGTCGTACCGCACGACGGCACCGACCTGACGGACGCAGAAATCAGGAAGTTCGCCGACGACCGGTTGGCCGACTACAAACGACCGAAACGCGTCGAGTTCATCGACGAGATTCCGAAGACGCCCTACGGGAAGATGGACAAGAAGGCGCTTCGGGAACCCTACTGGGAAGACACGGCCCGAGAAATCGGCTAA
- a CDS encoding NADPH-dependent FMN reductase: protein MNEIRVAAIVGSLRERSYTRSACEEALAAANDFDRVETDLIDLRGFELPVFDADDDTAGDADELRERVYAADAIILGTPVYHGSFSSALKNALDYCGFDEFENTTVGLLCVAGGSFPTTTLDQLRGVCRALNAWVVPHQVAVPRVRNAFEDGELVDEDVRGRIDTLGRRMVEYANIEPDPRTIEAQQNFGADD, encoded by the coding sequence ATGAACGAGATTCGTGTCGCCGCGATAGTCGGGAGCCTTCGCGAGCGGAGTTACACGCGCTCCGCCTGCGAGGAGGCGCTGGCGGCGGCGAACGACTTCGACCGCGTCGAGACGGACCTGATAGACCTGCGAGGCTTCGAGTTGCCGGTCTTCGACGCGGACGACGACACGGCGGGCGATGCCGACGAACTCCGCGAGCGGGTGTACGCGGCCGATGCGATAATCCTCGGGACGCCCGTCTATCACGGCTCGTTTTCCTCGGCGCTGAAGAACGCCCTGGACTACTGCGGGTTCGACGAGTTCGAGAACACGACGGTCGGCCTGCTCTGTGTGGCCGGCGGGTCGTTCCCGACGACGACGCTGGACCAGTTGCGTGGCGTCTGTCGGGCGCTGAACGCGTGGGTCGTTCCCCATCAGGTCGCGGTGCCGCGCGTTCGCAACGCCTTCGAGGACGGCGAGTTAGTCGACGAGGACGTTCGCGGGCGTATCGACACGCTCGGCCGTCGGATGGTCGAATACGCGAACATCGAACCGGACCCGCGGACGATAGAGGCCCAGCAGAACTTCGGCGCCGACGATTAG
- a CDS encoding YIP1 family protein, with protein MTQWVENPQGGRERGPRGLLRAWGEVLVRPRRFFRNGVAPGDQAPGLAFAIAVTFVYVGSQMALTPAGVSGYERIAAATGSVYLSGAIVLSAACFLVAPLALHLAAALGTLSLLPVVDARAGVSETVQIIAYATAPAVFAAVPIPAVQLVAVFYGFVLLTIGFSVVHETSLPRAIVAGLVPAVFVFGFAFGGISAFEAVTEVTVTPATATG; from the coding sequence GTGACTCAATGGGTCGAGAACCCGCAGGGTGGCCGCGAGCGCGGGCCGCGGGGGTTGCTTCGAGCGTGGGGTGAGGTGTTGGTCCGACCACGGCGGTTCTTCCGCAACGGCGTCGCGCCGGGCGACCAGGCGCCGGGGCTGGCCTTCGCCATCGCAGTCACGTTCGTCTACGTCGGCAGTCAGATGGCACTCACGCCCGCGGGCGTGTCGGGATACGAACGCATCGCGGCGGCGACCGGGAGCGTCTATCTGAGCGGCGCCATCGTCCTGAGTGCGGCCTGTTTTCTGGTCGCACCGCTGGCGTTGCACCTCGCGGCGGCGCTCGGCACGCTGTCGCTGCTGCCGGTCGTCGACGCCCGTGCGGGCGTCAGCGAGACGGTACAAATTATCGCCTACGCGACGGCACCCGCGGTGTTTGCCGCAGTGCCGATTCCCGCCGTCCAACTCGTCGCCGTGTTCTACGGCTTTGTTCTGCTAACCATCGGCTTTTCCGTCGTTCACGAGACGTCTCTGCCGCGTGCTATCGTGGCCGGTCTCGTCCCGGCGGTATTCGTCTTCGGCTTCGCCTTCGGCGGGATTTCGGCCTTCGAGGCCGTCACTGAAGTGACCGTCACGCCCGCGACAGCCACCGGATAG